The Lytechinus pictus isolate F3 Inbred chromosome 8, Lp3.0, whole genome shotgun sequence nucleotide sequence cacATATCTGATCATTCAAGGGGCTGAGATAAACGAAGGAAATAATGATGGTGGGACCGCATAACACTATGCTGCTTTCagtggtcatcttgatgtcaccaaatATCTGATGAGTCAAGGGGCTGAGATAAACAGAGGAAACAATAATGGTTGCAATGCATTACACTTTGCTGCTCAGAATGgccatcttgatgtcaccaCATATTTGATCAGTCAAGGGGCCGAGATAAACGGAGGAAATAATAATGgtgggactgcattacacaatgCTGCTtttaatggtcatcttgatgttaTCAAATATCTGTTCAGTCAAGGGGGTGATGTGAAGAAAGGAGACAATGACGGcatgactgcattacacattgctgttctgaatggtcatcttgatgtcaccacatatctgatcagtcaaggggctgaggtggAGAAAGGACTTAACAATGGtcggactgcattacacttGTCTGCTCAGAATGGCCATCTTGATGTAActaaatatctgatcagtcaaggggctgaggtgaaGAAAGGAGATAATGAAGGtctgactgcattacacattgctgtTCTGAATGGTCATCCTGATGTAActaaatatctgatcagtcaaggggctgaggtgaatGAAGGAGAAAACAATGGTTGCACCGCATTACACTTTGCTGCTCAGAATGGCCATTTTGATGTCACCACATATTTGATCAGTCAAGGGGCAGAGATAAACGGAGGAAATGACAATGGTTGCACCGCATTACACTTTGCTGCTCAGAATGgccatcttgatgtcaccaCATATTTGATCAGTCAAGGGGTCGAGATAAACGGAGGAAATAATAATGgtgggactgcattacacaatgCTGCTtttaatggtcatcttgatgttaTCAAATATCTGTTCAGTCAAGGGGGTGATGTGAAGAAAGGAGATAATAAAGGTTttactgcattacacattgctgttgagaatggtcatcttgatgtcactacatatctgatcagtcaaggggctgaggtgaatAAAGGAGATAGTGAAGGtctgactgcattacacattgctgctcTGAAtagtcatcttgatgtaaccagaTATCttatcagtcaaggggctgaggtgaatAAAGGAACCAACAATGGTTCCACCGGATTACACTTTGCTGCACAGAATGgccatcttgatgtcaccacatatctgatcagtcaaggggctgagatAAACGGAGGAAATAATAATGGTGGGACTGCATTACACCATGTTGCTTTCAGTGGtgatcttgatgtaaccaaatatctcatcagtcaaggagctgaggtgaATAAAATCGGAGACcgtggttggactgcattacacattgctgcttTGAGAGGCCACCTTGATGTATCCAAACATCTTGTCAGTCAAGGGGCTGCGGTGAACATGAGAGATGAAAGTCGTTGGGAACCTTCAGACCTCGCTCTTTTAGGGAATAATTTTGATGTTGTTAGATTTCTTAAACCTGAATATGCGAGTATTGAAAATCTCCGTCATCAGAAAAATGAACTTGTGTTACTTTTCGCGCTGGGAAAACTTCACAATACCGAGGTAAATGTTTGGCTTATAGAATCATTGTGGTGTTTAATCTGGTTACATCAGGGCAGAGAATGAAGGGAGAGTAGAGCCAGTTGGAGGGGCGATAACAATATCGAGCATTTAAGGGTGGCTTGTGCAGCAAAAATAAGAATTTGACACAATACATGTAAAATCTGCAATCAGAAGATGAGATGTTTAAATACTGCTGGTTCgtaatttcttttcttatttatcAAATAGATCGATGAATACAATCTTATTTACtgtgttgaaaaaaaagaaagccgtaaattgtatttacaatataatggtttttatttgttataatgTGTAAGAACTTACCTTCTTCAGAGTGATAATTCGACTAGACACAAAACAAGAAGGGTGTAGGCTGTGAATatagaccaaattttttttttttggtttatctataaagaagaagaatcattcttttcgGGCCATTTGTCTggattaaaaaattgtaatatacatgtaggtgaaacttttgatccaaaacatgaaagaaaatgattattttcatgGAACAAATGTACTTGTTTTTagacttaatttctgtttgagctcaaatgatttttagattatgataaagttttaatatagagagtcaaaaggggcctaagctttcgatcctagcagaatcttcgtcggaggcaaaatgacaaacacatgaagtggaacaaccataatatagaccacataCATacaacagcaacactagaaacaaggagacaaaaggggcattagtgagaaGAGATGACCAAAGAAAGTAAGTGTAAAAATAAACCTGTAAGAATGAAAGTATGTAAATATTTCCAAAAAGGAaagtaaatgaaaagaaaaaaaaaaatatatatacaaaaggtGTAACTGATATAGTAATCCGCTGGGTGTGAGGGGGAATAAAACAGAAGACTATAATATAGCAAATAAAGAAGCTGATGCTGTatgagagagggggtgtattaagaaaaaaaacatggtgaacatgaaaataagcaaaatgaaTAAGAGGTAAATCTAAGAggtggagagaaaaaaatgtaataataattagaatATCGTCTGAATAAGGGatgaaaaattggagctgagctttttttttttttatatatatagtcTTCAGTTTTTTTCCCCTCACACCCAGCGGATTACTATATCAGTTACatcttttgtatatatatatatatttttttcttttcatttacttTCCTTTTTGGAAATATTTACATACTTTCATTCTTACAGGTTTATTTTTACACTTActttcttctcttagtttgtttattactccatcatacatacttatgtcttttgcacattatcagttgttccccattctttcccttttccccacTCTTAcacaccagtttattatgcctctCTTTGttacctgtttgacccacctctcactaattctcttgttattcatctcttcctcatacccttcatcactgttttgttctagatcctgtttgatgttgcctgcctcacatcttaatccctcttggcttgaggtctttctTTGGCCTTACAccaacttccctttgtgtctgcccactccttttctttcatccccttcattaacctgattggtcatctcttctcactaatgccccttttgtttccttgtttctagtgttgctgttgtatgtctgtggtctatattatggttgttccacttcatgtgtttgtcattttgcctccgacgaagattctgctaggatcgaaagcataggccccttttgactctctactttactccattggctctttttttagataagcagttttcagcagcttctttttgccaaagtTTTAATATCTaatatctaagctttaatatgatataggtTTTacaagaagatgtattttagatgggccAGCAGCCAGCTTTTGATAGgacaagtacatttagcagcttaaaaacaagaaaactgcgctctgattggtcatgtAGAGACCACACTCCTACGCAAactccaatgttccccacactgggcctctagTCCAATCATTTTAGCCCACATTTTGA carries:
- the LOC135155285 gene encoding putative ankyrin repeat protein RF_0381, whose amino-acid sequence is MSQGAEINRGNNNGCNALHFAAQNGHLDVTTYLISQGAEINGGNNNGGTALHNAAFNGHLDVIKYLFSQGGDVKKGDNDGMTALHIAVLNGHLDVTTYLISQGAEVEKGLNNGRTALHLSAQNGHLDVTKYLISQGAEVKKGDNEGLTALHIAVLNGHPDVTKYLISQGAEVNEGENNGCTALHFAAQNGHFDVTTYLISQGAEINGGNDNGCTALHFAAQNGHLDVTTYLISQGVEINGGNNNGGTALHNAAFNGHLDVIKYLFSQGGDVKKGDNKGFTALHIAVENGHLDVTTYLISQGAEVNKGDSEGLTALHIAALNSHLDVTRYLISQGAEVNKGTNNGSTGLHFAAQNGHLDVTTYLISQGAEINGGNNNGGTALHHVAFSGDLDVTKYLISQGAEVNKIGDRGWTALHIAALRGHLDVSKHLVSQGAAVNMRDESRWEPSDLALLGNNFDVILFDVACLTS